TTGCAGGCTCATAGACGGCGCAGCCGCTCGGCGGCGGCCTCCAGGGTGGCATCGCTCTTGGCAAAGCACAGCCGGATCAGGCGCGTCCCCGGCGCCTGTGCGTAGAACGGCGTCAGCGGAATCGCCGCCACGCCGGCTTCACGCACCAGCCATTCACAGAAGGCGACGTCGTCCACGTCGCGGATCGCGGCGTAATCGACGAGCTGGAAATAGCCGCCGGCCACCGGCAGCAGCTTGAAACGCGAAGGGGCGAGCAGCGCGCGGAAGCGGTCACGCCGGGCCTGGTAGAAGGCCGGCAGCCCGAGATAGTGCTCGGGCGCGGCGGCCAGGAACTCGGCGAACGCCGCCTGGGCGGGATGGAAGGTGCAGAAGGTCACATACTGGTGAACTTTGCGGAATTCCGCCGACAACGCCGCCGGCGCCACCGCATAGCCGACCTTCCAGCCCGTGCAGTGGTAGGTCTTGCCGAAACTGGAGATGACGATGCTGCGCGCGGCCAGCTCCGGATGGCGCAGCACGCTCTGATGCAGCGCGCCGTCATAAACGATGTGCTCGTAGACCTCGTCGGCAAGCACCACGATGTCGGTATCGCGTACCGTTTCGGCCAATGCCTCCAGGTCAGCCGCCGACCACACCGCACCGGATGGATTGTGCGGACTGTTGGTAATGATCATTCGCGTGCGTGGAGTGATCGCCGCCCGCACGCGCGTCCAGTCGACGCCGAAAGCGGGAGGGTCGAGCGGCAGGTGCACGGCCTGCGCACCGGCCAGTTCGATCGCCGGCTCATAGCTGTCGTAGGCCGGATCGAACACGATCACCTCGTCGCCGGCGCGCACCAGCGCGGCGATGGCGCAAAACAGCGCCTCGGTGGCGCCGGACGTCACCGTGATCTCGCGCTCGGGGTCGGGTGTCCGGCCGTAGAGACGTGCGGTCTTGCGGGCGATTTCCTCGCGCAGGGGCGCGAGGCCGATGCCCGGTGCGTACTGGTTGCAGCCTGCGGCCATTGCCCGGCTCACCGCCTCGCGCAGCGGTTCGGGAGGATCGAAGTCGGGGAACCCCTGGCCGAGATTGAGCGCCCGGTGCTCCTGCGCCAACCGGCTCATCACGCTGAAGACGGTGGTGCCGACCTTGGGCAGTTTGGTGGATACGAACATGTCGAGCCGTTTGGATGTCCAAATGCCAAGCCTAGCATGGCGCTCTTGACGGGCGATGCACGGCGTTTCACGGCGCTGCGACCTGCCCCGCCGCCAGTCGCGGCCGCACCATCGGTACGGTGAGCATGGTGCTGGCCACGGCCATCAGCAGCAACGCGGTGAACGCCGCCGCGCTGATCACGCCGCGGTCGAGCAGGATGTTGGTGAAGATGATCATGATCAGCGCCTTGGTCTGCAGCAGCCAGCCGATCGTCCACGCCTCCCCGCGCCGCCAGCCGAGCACGCGCCCGGCCAGCGCCACGCCGGCGAGCTTGCCGATCACCGCGGCGGCAAGCAGCCATGCCGCGGCGATGAACACCGCCCAGCCGCCCACCGCCCAGCTGGTGCGCAAGCCCGTGGAAAGGAAGAACACCGGCATCAGCACCAGCAGCACGTGGTGGCGCAGCAGATCCAGCCTGGCCAGATCGAACCAGTCACGATCGAGCACCGCGCCAGCGAGGAACGCGCCGACCATGAAGTGCAGGCCGGCGTAATCGGCGGTGAAGCCGCACGCGGCCAGCCAGATCGGCAGCACGTACCAGCGGTCGGACTCGCGCAGCCGTCGCATCAGCGCGCGGAACGGCCAGGCCAGCACGATGAAACCGGCGATGAAGGCCAATTGCCGGCCGACCCGCGCCCAGTCGAGCAGGATCAGCGCCAGCACCGCCCAGATGGCCAGATCGTCCAGGCTCGCGTAGCGCAGCACGCGCTGACCCAGCGGTGCCCGCAGGATGCCGAGCTTCTCCATCAGCAGCATCAGGATCGGCAGGGCGGTCACCGCGCAGGCCATGCCGACGCCGAGCACGAACTGCCAGCCGCGTCCCGCCGTGCCCAGCCAGCCGGCGCCGCTGGCGAGCAGGCCGAGCGCGGCGAGCGCACCGAGCAGCAGCGGAAAGCCCAGCGCGCAGGCGGCGGTGAGCACGGTCTCGCGCCGATGGCGCCAGCTCTGCTTGAGGTCCAGTTCGAGTCCGGCGATGCACACGAACAGCATTACCGCCCACCACGCCACACCGTTGAGGGTCTGGATCACCGCCGGGTTGAACACGGTGGCGTAGTAACGCGGGAAGGCCGCGCCGAGCACGCCGGGCCCGAGCACGATGCCGGTGAGGATCTGCACCACCACCAGCGGCGCGACATAGTCGGTGCGCCCGAGCCGCCAGATGAGATACGGCAGCCCGAAGATGATCGTCATCGCGATCAGGAAAGTCTCGCTGGTTCCCATGGCGCCCCCTACTCGAAGCGGCGATTGTCGGCACGACCGTGCGACGCACGCAATCGGCGCGGAATCGCCGCGATGCAGCAATGCAAAGGCGGCATTCGGTCCGATGAATACGTATGCAGACGCGCCGGCGGAGACCGATGGCTGACTACCATCGCCGACAGCGCGCCCGATGCGATGGCGCCCGTCCAGGAGACCGCCCATGTTCCGACGTCCGCTGCTCGAATGCCTGCTCGCGCTCGGCCTTGCGCTCGCGCCCGCCGTGCTCATCGCCGATACGCCGGCGGATGCGGCACGCGCCACCCTGGAGGTGCCGCTGCGCGGCGACACTCTGCATGTGGAACTGATCGCGCCGAACATCGTGCATTTGAGCTATCGCACACAGGGCCAAGCGGCAGCGCCGACGCTGCTGATCGACCCGGCATGGCAGCCGAAGGCACCGGCGGATGTCCGTCGCGATGCGTCGGGCAACGCGCTGTCCACGGCGACGCTGCGCGTGCAATGGGAGGACAAGTCGCACGCGCTCGCGATATCCGGCGCCGATGGCCGCACGCTGTTGCGCGTCGACGATCCGGCCGCGCTCGCGCATGGCGAGCTTTCCGTGCGTCACGGCGCCGGCCAGCCGCTCTACGGGGTCGGCG
The DNA window shown above is from Aerosticca soli and carries:
- a CDS encoding pyridoxal phosphate-dependent aminotransferase, whose product is MFVSTKLPKVGTTVFSVMSRLAQEHRALNLGQGFPDFDPPEPLREAVSRAMAAGCNQYAPGIGLAPLREEIARKTARLYGRTPDPEREITVTSGATEALFCAIAALVRAGDEVIVFDPAYDSYEPAIELAGAQAVHLPLDPPAFGVDWTRVRAAITPRTRMIITNSPHNPSGAVWSAADLEALAETVRDTDIVVLADEVYEHIVYDGALHQSVLRHPELAARSIVISSFGKTYHCTGWKVGYAVAPAALSAEFRKVHQYVTFCTFHPAQAAFAEFLAAAPEHYLGLPAFYQARRDRFRALLAPSRFKLLPVAGGYFQLVDYAAIRDVDDVAFCEWLVREAGVAAIPLTPFYAQAPGTRLIRLCFAKSDATLEAAAERLRRL
- a CDS encoding cation:proton antiporter, which gives rise to MGTSETFLIAMTIIFGLPYLIWRLGRTDYVAPLVVVQILTGIVLGPGVLGAAFPRYYATVFNPAVIQTLNGVAWWAVMLFVCIAGLELDLKQSWRHRRETVLTAACALGFPLLLGALAALGLLASGAGWLGTAGRGWQFVLGVGMACAVTALPILMLLMEKLGILRAPLGQRVLRYASLDDLAIWAVLALILLDWARVGRQLAFIAGFIVLAWPFRALMRRLRESDRWYVLPIWLAACGFTADYAGLHFMVGAFLAGAVLDRDWFDLARLDLLRHHVLLVLMPVFFLSTGLRTSWAVGGWAVFIAAAWLLAAAVIGKLAGVALAGRVLGWRRGEAWTIGWLLQTKALIMIIFTNILLDRGVISAAAFTALLLMAVASTMLTVPMVRPRLAAGQVAAP